From a single Sinorhizobium sp. RAC02 genomic region:
- a CDS encoding ABC transporter permease, with product MEQASFLRDRLLPIVTVLLALVALWYVFVVVLNAPFERDTAGRAGTTISFMELLPKTMAQERPVLPAPHQVFAELWDTTVNKAVTSKRSLVYHAGITLSATLMGFAMGTVLGILLAIAIVHNRAMDRSLMPWVIASQTIPILAIAPMIIVVLNAVGISGLMPKALISTYLSFFPVVVGMVKGLRSPEQIQLDLMHTYYASSSQTFWKLRWPSSMPYLFTSLKVAIAISLVGAIVGELPTGAVAGLGARLLAGSYYGQTVQIWAALFMAAAVAALLVIVVGFAHSLVLKRMGARA from the coding sequence ATGGAACAGGCCAGCTTCCTTCGCGATCGCCTGCTTCCCATCGTCACCGTGCTGCTCGCGCTGGTCGCGCTCTGGTATGTCTTCGTCGTCGTGCTGAACGCGCCCTTCGAGCGCGACACGGCAGGACGCGCCGGAACGACGATCAGCTTCATGGAGCTGTTGCCGAAGACCATGGCGCAGGAGCGGCCCGTTCTGCCGGCACCGCATCAGGTCTTCGCCGAACTCTGGGACACCACCGTCAACAAGGCGGTCACCTCCAAGCGCAGCCTTGTCTACCATGCCGGCATCACGCTCTCCGCAACGCTGATGGGCTTTGCCATGGGCACGGTGCTCGGCATCCTGCTCGCCATCGCCATTGTGCACAACCGCGCGATGGACCGTTCGCTGATGCCCTGGGTCATCGCCAGCCAGACGATCCCGATCCTGGCCATCGCGCCAATGATCATCGTCGTCTTGAATGCGGTCGGTATTTCCGGCCTGATGCCGAAGGCGCTGATCTCGACCTATCTTTCGTTCTTCCCGGTCGTCGTCGGCATGGTGAAGGGGTTGCGCAGTCCCGAGCAGATCCAGCTCGACCTGATGCACACCTACTATGCCTCATCGTCGCAGACCTTCTGGAAGCTGCGCTGGCCTTCTTCCATGCCCTATCTTTTCACCTCGCTGAAGGTGGCGATCGCCATCTCGCTCGTCGGCGCCATCGTCGGCGAACTGCCGACCGGCGCGGTCGCCGGCCTTGGCGCACGCCTGCTCGCCGGCTCCTACTATGGCCAGACGGTGCAGATTTGGGCGGCCCTCTTCATGGCGGCGGCGGTCGCGGCCCTCCTCGTCATCGTCGTCGGCTTCGCGCATAGCCTTGTCCTCAAGCGCATGGGGGCACGGGCATGA
- a CDS encoding ABC transporter ATP-binding protein, producing MTSMPVSDTVVSAKDLGLTFQTADGPVTALTGVNLTVEKGDFVSFIGPSGCGKTTFLRVIADLEKPTSGTITVNGLSPEDARKRRAYGYVFQAAALYPWRTIEKNIALPLEIMGHSRDEQKARVARTLDLVNLTGFGKKYPWQLSGGMQQRASIARALAFDADLLLMDEPFGALDEIVRDHLNEQLLKLWAATQKTICFVTHSIPEAVYLSTKIVVMSPRPGRVTDIIDSPLPKERPLGIRETPEFLEIAHRVREGLRAGHSYEEHV from the coding sequence ATGACCAGCATGCCCGTCTCCGATACCGTTGTTTCTGCAAAAGATCTCGGCCTCACCTTCCAGACCGCCGATGGCCCGGTCACGGCACTGACCGGCGTCAACCTGACCGTCGAAAAGGGCGATTTCGTCTCCTTCATCGGCCCCTCCGGCTGCGGCAAGACGACGTTCCTGCGCGTCATCGCCGATCTGGAAAAACCGACCTCCGGCACCATCACCGTCAATGGCCTGTCACCGGAAGACGCTCGCAAGCGCCGCGCCTATGGCTACGTCTTCCAGGCCGCAGCCCTCTATCCCTGGCGCACAATCGAAAAGAACATCGCGCTTCCTCTGGAAATCATGGGCCACTCGCGCGACGAACAGAAGGCGCGCGTCGCCCGCACGCTCGACCTCGTCAACCTCACCGGCTTCGGCAAGAAATATCCCTGGCAGCTTTCCGGCGGCATGCAGCAGCGCGCGTCGATTGCCCGCGCGCTCGCCTTCGACGCTGACCTGCTCCTGATGGACGAGCCCTTCGGTGCGCTCGACGAGATCGTGCGTGACCATCTCAACGAACAGCTGCTGAAGCTCTGGGCGGCCACGCAAAAGACGATCTGCTTCGTCACCCACTCGATCCCCGAGGCCGTCTATCTCTCGACGAAGATCGTCGTCATGAGCCCCCGCCCCGGCCGCGTCACCGATATCATCGATTCGCCGCTGCCGAAGGAGCGCCCGCTCGGCATCCGCGAGACCCCGGAATTCCTCGAGATCGCCCATCGTGTGCGCGAGGGCCTGCGCGCGGGCCACAGCTACGAGGAGCACGTCTGA
- a CDS encoding cupin domain-containing protein has protein sequence MTMETKAECRVIRPGSTYDGKQGFSYFEGIARESVGASGICMHLLTIPPGGRAKAHMHESHETAIYMLSGEAHTWYGERLENHVIVKAGEMFYIPAGVPHLPANLSDQPASAVIARTDPHEQESVVLLPHLEALVSV, from the coding sequence ATGACGATGGAAACGAAGGCGGAATGCCGGGTGATACGCCCGGGCAGCACCTATGACGGAAAGCAGGGGTTCAGCTATTTCGAGGGCATCGCCCGCGAGAGCGTTGGGGCGTCGGGCATCTGCATGCATCTCCTGACGATCCCGCCGGGGGGGCGCGCCAAGGCGCATATGCACGAGAGTCATGAAACGGCGATCTACATGCTCTCCGGCGAGGCGCATACCTGGTACGGCGAACGGCTGGAGAACCATGTGATCGTCAAGGCAGGCGAGATGTTCTACATCCCCGCCGGCGTGCCGCATCTGCCGGCCAATCTCTCGGACCAGCCGGCCTCGGCGGTCATCGCGAGGACAGATCCCCACGAGCAGGAGAGCGTGGTGCTTCTGCCGCATCTCGAGGCGTTGGTTTCGGTTTAG
- the hydA gene encoding dihydropyrimidinase: protein MSTVIKGGTIVTADLTYKADVKIDGGRIVEIGPDLSGDEVLDAAGCYVMPGGIDPHVHLEMPFMGTYSADDFESGTRAGLAGGTTMVVDFCLPDPGQSLLDALMRWDNKSTRANCDYSFHMSVTWWGEQVFDEMKTIVEEKGINTFKHFMAYKGALMVNDDEMFASFQRCAALGALPLVHAENGDVVAAMQTKLMDEGNNGPEGHAYSRPPSVEGEATNRAIIIADMAGSPLYVVHTSCEQAHEAIRRARQNGMRVYGEPLIQHLTLDESEYFNKDWDHSARRVMSPPFRNKQHQDSLWAGLASGSLQVVATDHCAFTTDQKRTGAGDFRKIPNGTGGLEDRMPMLWTNGVNTGRLTMNEFVAVTSTNIAKILNVYPKKGAILVGADADIVVWDPKRSKTISAKSQQSSIDYNVFEGKEVVGLPRYTLTRGVVAIEESTVKTREGHGQFVKREPFTAVNKALSTWKEITAPRKVERSGIPASGV, encoded by the coding sequence ATGAGCACAGTCATCAAGGGCGGCACCATTGTCACCGCCGACCTCACCTACAAGGCGGACGTCAAGATCGACGGCGGCAGGATCGTCGAGATCGGCCCGGATCTCTCGGGCGACGAAGTATTGGATGCAGCGGGCTGTTATGTCATGCCGGGCGGCATCGATCCGCATGTGCATCTCGAAATGCCGTTCATGGGCACCTATTCGGCCGATGATTTCGAAAGCGGCACGCGCGCCGGGCTTGCCGGCGGCACGACCATGGTGGTCGATTTCTGCCTGCCCGATCCCGGCCAGTCGCTGCTCGATGCGCTGATGCGCTGGGATAACAAGTCAACCCGCGCCAACTGCGACTATTCCTTCCACATGTCCGTCACCTGGTGGGGCGAACAGGTGTTCGACGAGATGAAGACGATCGTCGAGGAGAAGGGCATCAACACCTTCAAGCACTTCATGGCCTACAAGGGCGCGCTGATGGTGAACGACGACGAGATGTTCGCCTCGTTCCAGCGCTGCGCGGCGCTCGGCGCGCTGCCCCTCGTTCATGCGGAAAATGGCGACGTCGTCGCCGCCATGCAGACGAAGCTGATGGACGAGGGCAACAACGGCCCGGAAGGCCACGCCTATTCGCGCCCGCCCTCCGTCGAGGGCGAGGCGACGAACCGCGCCATCATCATCGCCGACATGGCGGGCAGCCCACTCTATGTCGTGCACACCTCCTGCGAACAGGCCCATGAGGCCATCCGTCGCGCCCGGCAGAACGGCATGCGCGTCTACGGCGAGCCGCTGATCCAGCACCTGACGCTCGACGAAAGCGAATATTTCAACAAGGATTGGGACCATTCGGCGCGCCGCGTCATGAGCCCGCCCTTTCGCAACAAGCAGCACCAGGATTCGCTGTGGGCCGGCCTTGCCAGCGGTTCGTTGCAGGTGGTGGCGACCGACCATTGCGCCTTCACAACCGACCAGAAGCGCACGGGTGCCGGTGATTTCCGCAAGATCCCGAACGGCACCGGCGGCCTCGAAGACCGCATGCCGATGCTCTGGACCAACGGCGTCAACACCGGCCGCCTCACCATGAACGAGTTCGTCGCCGTCACTTCGACGAACATCGCCAAGATCCTCAACGTCTATCCGAAGAAGGGCGCGATCCTCGTCGGTGCCGATGCGGATATCGTCGTCTGGGACCCGAAGCGCTCCAAGACCATCTCCGCCAAGAGCCAGCAATCCTCGATCGACTACAACGTCTTCGAAGGCAAGGAGGTCGTGGGTCTGCCGCGCTACACGCTGACGCGCGGCGTCGTCGCCATCGAGGAGAGCACCGTGAAGACGCGCGAGGGCCACGGCCAGTTCGTCAAGCGCGAGCCCTTCACGGCGGTAAACAAGGCGCTATCGACCTGGAAGGAAATCACCGCGCCGCGCAAGGTGGAGCGCAGCGGCATTCCGGCGAGCGGGGTCTGA
- a CDS encoding contact-dependent growth inhibition system immunity protein, whose protein sequence is MSDSAMRLERSLNWHLAWPDEKGPFATGMIERINKALQKPIKDLNAGDLRQLVSQKIALEYTVPLAIDAICRNPMQYSSYYEGDLLSACLEIELSFWAKNPDQHARLKSFFDTVRVFDTELQAQVKTFFALEIASTNDAAVNKATKRKPK, encoded by the coding sequence GTGAGCGATAGCGCGATGCGCCTGGAGAGAAGCCTGAATTGGCATCTAGCGTGGCCAGATGAAAAAGGGCCTTTCGCTACGGGCATGATCGAACGTATCAACAAGGCTCTGCAAAAACCCATAAAAGACTTAAACGCTGGCGACCTACGCCAACTCGTAAGCCAGAAAATCGCCTTGGAATATACCGTTCCATTGGCGATCGATGCGATATGCAGAAATCCTATGCAGTACTCGTCATACTATGAGGGAGACTTGCTGTCGGCCTGCCTCGAAATTGAGCTGTCATTTTGGGCAAAAAATCCAGATCAACACGCGCGTCTAAAGAGCTTTTTCGACACAGTGCGCGTGTTTGACACAGAGCTACAGGCGCAGGTGAAGACATTTTTTGCCCTCGAAATCGCTTCAACCAATGATGCGGCGGTCAACAAAGCTACAAAGAGGAAGCCCAAATGA
- a CDS encoding Zn-dependent hydrolase: MAAPGENMRVNADRLWDSLMDMAKIGPGIAGGSNRQTLTDSDAEGRRLFQAWCDSAGLTMGVDTMGNMFMTRAGTDPEALPVYVGSHLDTQPTGGKYDGVLGVLAGLEVIRSMNDLGIRTKHPIVVTNWTNEEGARFAPAMLASGVFAGVHTQDYAYSRKDPDGKTFGDELKRIGWVGDEEVGARKMHAYFEYHIEQGPILEAEEKQIGVVTHCQGLWWLEFTLTGREAHTGSTPMNLRVNAGLAMSRILEMVQTVAMENQPGAVGGVGQVFFSPNSRNVLPGKVVFTVDIRSPDQNKLDGMRARIEAEAPKICEALGVGCSVEAVGHFDPITFDPTLVATVRKAAEDLGYSHMNLISGAGHDACWAAKVAPATMIMCPCVGGLSHNEAEDISKEWAAAGADVLLHAVIETAGIAE, translated from the coding sequence ATGGCCGCACCTGGCGAAAACATGCGTGTCAACGCGGACCGCCTGTGGGATTCCCTCATGGACATGGCGAAGATCGGCCCCGGCATTGCCGGCGGAAGCAATCGCCAGACGCTGACCGATTCCGACGCCGAAGGCCGCCGCCTGTTCCAGGCATGGTGCGATAGCGCGGGCCTGACAATGGGCGTCGACACGATGGGCAACATGTTCATGACGCGCGCGGGCACGGACCCCGAGGCGCTGCCTGTCTATGTCGGCTCGCACCTCGATACCCAGCCGACCGGCGGCAAATATGACGGCGTGCTCGGCGTGCTCGCCGGCCTCGAAGTCATCCGCTCGATGAACGATCTCGGCATCAGGACGAAACACCCGATCGTCGTTACCAACTGGACGAACGAGGAAGGCGCCCGCTTCGCGCCGGCCATGCTTGCCTCCGGCGTTTTTGCCGGCGTGCACACGCAGGATTACGCCTATAGCCGCAAGGATCCGGACGGAAAGACGTTTGGCGACGAGCTGAAGCGCATCGGCTGGGTCGGCGACGAAGAGGTCGGTGCCCGCAAGATGCACGCCTATTTCGAATATCACATCGAACAGGGGCCGATCCTCGAGGCCGAAGAAAAGCAGATCGGCGTCGTCACCCACTGTCAGGGGCTGTGGTGGCTGGAATTCACGCTCACCGGCCGCGAGGCGCATACCGGCTCGACGCCGATGAACCTGCGCGTCAATGCCGGCCTTGCCATGTCCCGCATCCTCGAAATGGTGCAGACGGTCGCCATGGAAAACCAGCCGGGCGCCGTCGGCGGCGTCGGCCAGGTGTTCTTCTCGCCGAATTCGCGCAACGTGCTGCCCGGCAAGGTCGTCTTCACCGTCGACATCCGCTCGCCGGACCAGAATAAGCTTGACGGTATGCGCGCCCGCATCGAGGCGGAAGCGCCGAAAATCTGCGAAGCGCTCGGCGTCGGCTGTTCCGTCGAAGCCGTCGGCCATTTCGACCCGATCACCTTCGACCCGACACTGGTCGCGACCGTCCGCAAGGCCGCCGAAGACCTCGGCTACAGCCACATGAACCTCATCTCCGGCGCCGGCCACGACGCCTGCTGGGCCGCCAAGGTGGCCCCCGCCACGATGATCATGTGCCCCTGCGTTGGCGGCCTCTCCCACAACGAGGCAGAGGACATCTCCAAGGAATGGGCCGCCGCCGGCGCCGATGTGCTGCTCCATGCGGTCATCGAAACGGCGGGGATTGCGGAGTGA
- a CDS encoding TetR family transcriptional regulator C-terminal domain-containing protein produces the protein MALPRAARTQRRTRIQEEKEEQILEAALEVFSLHGFRGATVDQIAEVAGMSKPNLLYYFRTKEAMHRSLINRVLDTWLDPLCEFNAEGNPVSEIRSYIRRKLEMARDFPRESRLFANEILQGAPNIEDELKGPLKSLVDEKAEVIRAWAKAGKIAKCDPYHLIFSIWSTTQHYADFDVQVRAVLGQDHAGEGRFEDAARFLEQLFLSGLHVSEQPA, from the coding sequence ATGGCATTACCGAGGGCGGCGAGGACTCAGCGACGCACGCGCATCCAGGAGGAGAAGGAGGAGCAAATCCTCGAGGCCGCGCTGGAGGTGTTTTCGTTGCATGGTTTCCGCGGGGCAACCGTCGACCAGATCGCCGAAGTGGCCGGCATGTCGAAACCGAACCTGCTCTACTATTTCCGCACCAAGGAGGCGATGCATCGCTCGCTGATCAACCGCGTGCTCGATACCTGGCTCGACCCGCTGTGCGAGTTCAATGCGGAAGGCAATCCGGTATCGGAAATCCGCAGCTACATTCGCCGCAAGCTGGAAATGGCGCGGGATTTTCCGCGCGAAAGCCGGCTCTTCGCGAATGAAATCCTGCAAGGCGCGCCGAACATCGAGGACGAACTGAAGGGACCGCTGAAGTCATTGGTCGACGAGAAGGCGGAAGTCATTCGGGCCTGGGCGAAGGCGGGCAAGATCGCCAAATGCGATCCCTACCACCTGATCTTCTCGATCTGGTCGACGACCCAGCACTATGCCGACTTCGACGTGCAGGTGCGCGCGGTGCTCGGTCAGGATCATGCTGGCGAGGGGCGGTTCGAGGATGCGGCACGCTTCCTCGAACAGCTCTTCCTCAGCGGTCTCCACGTCAGCGAGCAGCCGGCGTAG
- the opgC gene encoding OpgC domain-containing protein produces MKRFEIIDGMRGYFLVFMLINHLIFVGGYWMMEVNHRQFAFVEDAQGFVFLSGLLIGMVYARKMLKSGYETGRQLLRNRAFELYRYAMGTVMAVLIVQMVLPDAYKLWYNWLGYTNFDQPLRLAAIATFLFQPTFMDILPQYIVYMLFAPPLVWLCLRGKWAHVLAGSLIVWMAAQLGLQRFVTDPLNSLVMGSDEQGIRASFNMLGWQIVFFSAMVIGAMTAQDKIDWGRIFAPEKTLLPKAALAICLFFLPLRIITAWDLLPQSVLDKFATMEIRADFGPVYLINFAAVAIGLTWLLIAGPKHHNMWVRRLANGVTTVFTLRFLRLLGRHSLQVYVWHVAIVYAVYYVDGRTPELSQLSKTTIAVVCIALLALPALWREREQIVASLFGQPKTEPVKGKTTPAAR; encoded by the coding sequence TTGAAGCGATTTGAAATCATAGACGGCATGCGGGGCTATTTCCTCGTCTTCATGCTGATCAACCACCTGATTTTTGTCGGTGGCTACTGGATGATGGAGGTCAACCATCGCCAGTTCGCCTTTGTCGAGGATGCACAGGGGTTCGTCTTCCTCTCCGGCCTGCTGATCGGCATGGTCTACGCCCGCAAGATGCTGAAGTCAGGCTATGAAACCGGCCGGCAGCTCCTGCGCAACCGCGCCTTCGAGCTCTACCGTTATGCCATGGGCACGGTGATGGCGGTTCTCATCGTGCAGATGGTCCTGCCGGATGCCTACAAGCTCTGGTACAATTGGCTCGGCTACACGAACTTCGATCAGCCGCTGCGGCTGGCGGCGATTGCCACCTTCCTGTTCCAGCCGACATTCATGGACATCCTGCCGCAATATATCGTCTATATGCTGTTTGCGCCGCCGCTCGTCTGGCTCTGCCTGCGCGGAAAGTGGGCGCATGTGCTGGCAGGTTCCCTGATCGTCTGGATGGCGGCGCAGCTCGGCCTGCAACGCTTCGTGACCGATCCCCTCAACAGCCTCGTCATGGGTTCGGACGAGCAGGGTATCCGCGCCAGCTTCAACATGCTCGGCTGGCAGATCGTCTTCTTCTCCGCGATGGTCATCGGCGCCATGACCGCCCAGGACAAGATCGACTGGGGGCGGATTTTTGCGCCGGAAAAGACGCTTCTGCCGAAGGCAGCGCTCGCCATCTGCCTGTTCTTCCTGCCGCTGCGCATCATCACGGCCTGGGATCTGCTGCCGCAGTCGGTGCTCGACAAGTTCGCGACCATGGAAATCCGCGCGGATTTCGGCCCGGTCTATCTGATAAACTTCGCCGCCGTCGCCATCGGCCTCACCTGGCTGCTGATCGCCGGGCCGAAACACCACAACATGTGGGTCCGCAGGCTGGCAAACGGTGTCACCACCGTCTTCACGCTCCGCTTCCTGCGCCTTCTCGGCCGCCATTCGCTGCAGGTCTATGTCTGGCACGTCGCCATCGTCTATGCGGTCTATTATGTGGACGGGCGCACACCGGAGCTCTCACAGCTTTCCAAGACGACCATTGCCGTCGTCTGCATCGCGCTGCTGGCCTTGCCGGCGCTCTGGCGCGAACGGGAACAGATCGTCGCCAGCCTGTTCGGCCAGCCGAAGACGGAGCCGGTGAAGGGGAAAACTACGCCGGCTGCTCGCTGA
- a CDS encoding DMT family transporter — protein MTKRMPARVGLSDHAKGREKLKGHLAMLLFSVLIAGSFSFGGLAARYMDAEPLTLWRYILTIIVMAALAFGAFKVPAVWPKEVWRFLFLGGLIAIYMLTMFTALEFTSPIATGAVFTLMPLLSAGFALPVLGQKTRPGVLAGLLIAAAGAVWVIFRGNIDAILSFDIGTGEMIFFAGVICHALYVPLIRRFDRGEPAVAFGFWVTVGAALWLVPPGIRGLLETDFSALPLAVYAAVAYLAVVTTAFTFLLLQYASMRLPASKVLGYGYLTPSFIILLEGLLGHGWASLPVLAGALVTACGLALMAFLPD, from the coding sequence TTGACGAAACGTATGCCCGCCCGGGTGGGCCTTTCCGATCATGCCAAGGGCCGTGAAAAGCTCAAGGGCCATCTCGCCATGCTGCTCTTCTCGGTGCTGATCGCCGGTTCCTTCTCCTTCGGCGGGCTGGCGGCGCGCTACATGGACGCCGAACCGCTGACGCTCTGGCGCTACATATTGACGATCATCGTCATGGCCGCGCTCGCCTTCGGCGCCTTCAAGGTGCCGGCCGTCTGGCCAAAAGAGGTGTGGCGCTTCCTCTTCCTCGGTGGCCTCATCGCCATCTACATGCTGACCATGTTCACCGCACTGGAGTTCACGAGCCCCATCGCGACCGGCGCCGTCTTCACCCTGATGCCGCTGCTGAGCGCCGGCTTCGCGCTGCCCGTGCTCGGCCAGAAGACCCGGCCGGGCGTACTTGCCGGCCTGCTCATCGCCGCCGCAGGCGCGGTCTGGGTGATCTTTCGCGGCAATATCGATGCCATCCTGTCCTTCGATATCGGCACCGGCGAGATGATCTTCTTCGCGGGCGTCATCTGCCACGCCCTCTACGTGCCTCTGATTCGCCGCTTCGACCGCGGCGAACCCGCCGTCGCCTTCGGCTTCTGGGTGACGGTCGGCGCGGCACTCTGGCTGGTGCCACCCGGCATTCGCGGCCTTCTTGAGACGGATTTCTCCGCCCTGCCGCTGGCCGTCTACGCCGCCGTCGCCTATCTAGCCGTCGTCACCACGGCCTTTACCTTCCTGCTCCTACAATATGCCTCGATGCGCCTGCCGGCCTCGAAGGTGCTCGGTTATGGCTACCTCACGCCAAGCTTCATCATCCTGCTGGAAGGTCTGCTCGGTCACGGCTGGGCGAGCCTGCCGGTGCTCGCCGGCGCACTCGTCACGGCCTGCGGCCTCGCCCTGATGGCCTTCCTGCCGGATTGA
- a CDS encoding exopolysaccharide biosynthesis protein, with product MAIGFRDTDRKTSELLEDIIHSIKGEHITLRDLLSMMGESGLLLLCAFLSLPFLFPVSIPGVSTVFGAGIVLISAAITLNRLPWLPQKVADRRLESGKLRPVLERGVKFLRRFDHFFKPRLTGLTAGVVMNRVNGLVLMGAGILLMAPLGLIPFSNTLPGVAILLLAAGISQRDGLVVLGGYVMVVLTIVYFAGLALLAYSAGQSFNVFG from the coding sequence ATGGCCATCGGCTTCAGGGACACGGACCGCAAGACGAGTGAATTGCTCGAAGACATCATCCACTCGATCAAGGGCGAGCACATCACGCTGCGCGATCTTTTATCGATGATGGGCGAAAGCGGCCTGCTGCTGCTCTGCGCCTTCCTGTCGTTGCCGTTTCTCTTTCCCGTATCCATTCCGGGCGTGTCTACAGTGTTCGGTGCCGGCATCGTGCTGATCAGTGCGGCGATCACGCTCAACCGGCTGCCCTGGCTGCCCCAAAAGGTCGCCGACCGGCGGCTGGAAAGCGGCAAGCTCCGGCCGGTGCTGGAGCGCGGGGTAAAATTCCTGCGCCGTTTCGACCACTTCTTCAAGCCGCGGCTGACGGGTTTGACGGCCGGTGTGGTGATGAACCGCGTCAACGGCCTGGTGCTGATGGGGGCCGGCATTCTGCTCATGGCGCCGCTCGGCCTCATTCCCTTCTCCAACACGCTGCCCGGCGTCGCCATCCTGCTGCTCGCCGCCGGCATTTCGCAGCGTGACGGACTGGTGGTTCTCGGCGGCTACGTGATGGTCGTGCTGACCATCGTGTATTTCGCGGGGTTGGCGCTCCTGGCTTATAGCGCGGGGCAGAGTTTCAACGTCTTCGGGTGA
- a CDS encoding Lrp/AsnC ligand binding domain-containing protein has translation MNHELTDLDTIDRSLLRLLQEDGRRTTLELANRVGLSPTGASQRVKRLFREGYVKAVRAILDPKKIGRGTVVFIQVRLDHTAPHIFERFSDAISKAPEVLECHMVIGGFDYLVKARIADMSLFQDFLERVILPLPGVRETHTYASVGDVKPDAVLPI, from the coding sequence GTGAATCATGAACTCACGGATCTCGACACGATCGACCGCAGCCTGCTGAGGCTCCTTCAGGAAGACGGACGCCGCACCACGCTCGAACTGGCCAACCGGGTCGGCCTGTCCCCGACTGGCGCCAGCCAGCGCGTCAAGCGTCTGTTTCGCGAGGGTTACGTAAAGGCCGTCAGGGCGATTCTCGATCCGAAAAAGATCGGCCGCGGCACCGTAGTGTTCATACAGGTCCGCCTCGACCACACGGCGCCGCATATTTTCGAGCGGTTTTCCGATGCGATCTCGAAGGCGCCGGAGGTGCTGGAATGCCACATGGTCATCGGCGGCTTTGACTATCTCGTAAAGGCGAGAATTGCCGACATGTCGCTGTTTCAGGACTTTCTAGAGCGGGTGATCCTGCCTTTGCCCGGCGTAAGAGAAACCCACACCTATGCATCGGTGGGGGATGTAAAGCCCGACGCCGTGCTGCCGATTTAA